The following proteins are encoded in a genomic region of Entelurus aequoreus isolate RoL-2023_Sb linkage group LG01, RoL_Eaeq_v1.1, whole genome shotgun sequence:
- the LOC133657071 gene encoding uncharacterized protein K02A2.6-like: MAGVIGSIGPFDENVEQWSSYTERFDYFVAANGIDDGKIVPTFLSVIGPKTFTLLRSILQPEKPGSKTYKNIVDILTKHFSPKPLVIAERFRFHRRHQEEGESVTMFMAALRKLAEHCEFGDTLSDALRDRLVCGLANEAAQKRLLTESDLTLEKAINISVSMEMASREAQQLHVKVHKLSINQDVQGPCFRCGKSGHLASACWCKDMDCHKCGKRGHVERACRYKKSKEDGSKTGNKVKSAHYKKKRQVHTVKYEKESNSDSSEEDMSTTVNTIRVMNVGESSDGFWAKAKLEGHSIKMQIDTGSRASLVSYKIYRKHMRHLPLRPADTVFRAYTGHTVHMKGMTDVLVQCNDQTVRLPVYITQGDYAAIMGRVWLKAIHLNWQEVRKMSDSSTQLQMILEKHKEVFRDELGCMENITVKLHVKPDTKPVFLRARPVPYAIRSKVETDLDALVKNGVLEPVTTSEWATPIVPVQKKNGGIRTCGDFKVTVNPALIAEQYPLPLIDDLFAGLSGGQKFSKIDLNQAYLQMQVDEQSREMLTINTHKGLFRYCRLPFGITSAPALFQRAMDQILCGLAGVQCYLDDILCTGANDEDHLHNLDATLQRLREYGLRVRKEKCDFFQSSVEYLGHVIDAKGLHTAPSKITAIVEAPPPQNISQLRSFLGLLNYYGRFIPNLASLLQPLHELLRQDKTWKWTASCQEAFEKAKGALTTSEVLTHFNPSLQIQLACDASPYGVGAVLSHILPNGEEKPIAFASRTLNKAESNYAQIEREALSIVFGVRKFHQYLYGRKFTLLTDHRPLTTILGPHTGIPSLAASRLQRWALLLSAHAYDIKYRKSDSHCNADGLSRLPLPVTKPDSKTEDIFYFREVEKAPVSAVQIKKVTRNDPELSEVMDIVVKGRPAGDTVRLKPYMGRRLELSVQSGCLLWGRRVIIPLSLREKMLQQLHAGHSGIVKMKEIARSYFWWPGMDKQIEEMATSCSACHKTRNNPPLAPLHPWEYPQEPWQRVHIDFAGPVEDRMFLVAIDAHSKWPEVAIMRSTTTERTIERLGEMFCRFGSPVQLVSDNGPQLVSHEMSAFLQANGVQHVTSAPYHPATNGLAERFVQTLKRALKASQGQGTLHQRLHTFLLNYRNTPHSTTKASPASLMFKRDLRTTFDLLKPSAVKDTVRGQQEKQIQRRERQAKNRVFTAGETVLARNYSGEPKWVPATILAQTGPVSYSVQTGDSVWRRHADQLLSASPVSAELSSKDQTDAVTNPSVPLHTQVRHPVPDTSVPAASVTPDETETHVQLSPKDGFPSVDNKTDAPAESRYPKRERRPPTRLSL; the protein is encoded by the coding sequence ATGGCTGGAGTTATCGGCTCGATTGGCCCCTTTGATGAGAATGTCGAGCAATGGAGCTCATACACGGAGCGCTTTGACTATTTTGTCGCAGCAAATGGAATTGATGATGGCAAGATCGTACCTACTTTTCTGAGTGTGATCGGCCCGAAGACATTTACCCTGCTTCGGAGCATCCTACAGCCAGAGAAACCAGGGAGTAAAACGTATAAAAACATTGTGGACATTTTGACCAAACATTTCTCCCCCAAACCTCTGGTAATCGCCGAAAGATTCAGATTTCACCGGCGACATCAGGAAGAGGGTGAGTCTGTCACCATGTTCATGGCAGCTTTACGTAAACTGGCCGAACACTGTGAGTTTGGTGACACACTGAGTGATGCGTTAAGAGACAGGCTTGTATGTGGACTGGCAAATGAAGCAGCACAAAAAAGATTGCTTACAGAAAGTGATCTGACTCTTGAAAAGGCCATTAATATAAGTGTGTCTATGGAAATGGCATCTAGAGAAGCACAGCAGCTGCATGTGAAAGTGCACAAACTCAGCATCAACCAAGATGTGCAAGGGCCATGCTTTCGCTGTGGTAAATCTGGCCATCTTGCATCTGCATGTTGGTGCAAGGATATGGATTGCCATAAATGTGGGAAAAGAGGCCATGTGGAGCGGGCGTGCAGATATAAAAAGAGCAAAGAGGATGGCTCAAAGACTGGAAATAAAGTGAAAAGTGCACATTACAAGAAGAAAAGACAGGTTCACACAGTCAAATATGAAAAGGAGAGTAACAGTGATTCTTCTGAGGAGGACATGTCTACCACAGTGAATACAATACGGGTAATGAATGTGGGTGAGAGCTCGGATGGTTTCTGGGCCAAAGCCAAGTTGGAAGGACATTCCATAAAGATGCAAATAGACACTGGATCGAGGGCATCATTAGTGTCTTATAAAATCTACAGGAAACACATGAGACATCTCCCTCTACGTCCTGCAGACACTGTTTTCAGAGCATACACTGGACACACGGTGCACATGAAAGGAATGACCGATGTACTGGTGCAGTGTAACGATCAGACTGTGAGACTTCCAGTCTACATCACCCAGGGAGACTACGCCGCCATAATGGGTCGGGTGTGGTTAAAGGCGATCCATCTCAACTGGCAAGAGGTGAGAAAAATGTCAGACAGTTCTACACAGCTTCAGATGATACTGGAAAAGCATAAAGAGGTCTTTCGTGATGAACTGGGCTGCAtggaaaatattacagtaaagcTACATGTCAAACCTGACACTAAACCTGTGTTTTTGAGAGCGAGACCAGTGCCGTACGCCATCAGATCAAAGGTGGAAACTGATTTGGATGCTTTGGTCAAAAATGGAGTCTTGGAGCCTGTAACGACTAGTGAGTGGGCTACACCCATCGTTCCAGTGCAAAAGAAAAATGGTGGAATCCGGACATGTGGAGACTTTAAGGTGACAGTCAACCCTGCCTTAATAGCAGAACAGTACCCACTTCCCCTGATCGATGACTTATTTGCTGGGCTGAGTGGAGGTCAAAAGTTCAGCAAAATAGATCTCAATCAGGCGTACCTGCAGATGCAGGTGGATGAACAGTCACGTGAGATGCTgactattaacacacacaaagggCTTTTCAGATACTGCAGACTGCCTTTTGGTATCACTTCTGCCCCGGCTCTGTTCCAGCGAGCTATGGACCAGATACTCTGTGGTCTAGCAGGAGTGCAGTGCTATTTGGATGACATCCTGTGTACAGGAGCAAATGATGAAGATCACCTGCATAACTTGGATGCTACACTTCAAAGATTGAGAGAGTATGGACTAAGAGTTCGCAAAGAAAAATGTGATTTCTTTCAATCATCTGTGGAATACCTTGGACATGTGATTGATGCTAAAGGACTTCATACAGCACCATCCAAAATCACAGCCATCGTGGAGGCACCTCCACCTCAAAACATCAGCCAGCTGCGATCCTTTTTAGGATTATTGAACTATTACGGACGTTTTATTCCTAATCTAGCATCACTGCTACAGCCACTGCATGAGTTGTTACGCCAGGACAAGACATGGAAATGGACAGCCAGCTGTCAGGAGGCTTTTGAGAAAGCCAAGGGGGCGTTAACCACATCAGAGGTGCTGACTCACTTCAACCCATCACTccaaattcagctagcttgtgatGCATCCCCATATGGAGTGGGGGCAGTGTTATCTCACATACTGCCAAATGGTGAGGAAAAACCGATCGCTTTCGCCTCCAGAACGTTGAACAAGGCAGAGTCCAACTATGCTCAAATAGAAAGAGAGGCACTGAGCATTGTTTTCGGGGTGAGGAAATTCCACCAGTATTTATATGGGAGGAAGTTCACTCTCCTAACGGACCATCGACCTCTCACGACCATCCTGGGACCACACACTGGGATACCATCTCTCGCTGCATCAAGACTGCAGAGGTGGGCTCTGCTGCTATCTGCTCACGCTTACGACATCAAATATCGTAAGTCAGACTCCCATTGCAACGCTGACGGGTTATCCAGACTTCCTCTTCCAGTCACAAAGCCCGATTCAAAAACGGAGGACATTTTTTACTTTAGAGAGGTGGAAAAGGCACCTGTTTCAGCAGTGCAGATCAAAAAAGTGACTCGCAACGACCCAGAGCTGTCAGAGGTCATGGACATTGTTGTTAAAGGTCGACCTGCTGGTGACACTGTGCGCCTGAAACCTTATATGGGAAGGAGGTTGGAGCTTTCTGTCCAGTCGGGATGCCTGCTATGGGGGAGGCGAGTGATCATTCCACTGTCACTTCGAGAAAAAATGTTGCAACAGCTTCATGCAGGACATAGTGGAATAGTCAAGATGAAAGAAATAGCGAGAAGCTATTTTTGGTGGCCAGGCATGGACAAACAAATCGAGGAAATGGCTACATCTTGTTCAGCTTGCCACAAAACCAGAAATAACCCACCATTAGCTCCCCTGCATCCGTGGGAATATCCCCAAGAACCATGGCAGCGGGTCCACATTGACTTCGCAGGGCCAGTGGAAGACAGAATGTTTCTGGTTGCTATTGACGCACACAGCAAATGGCCTGAGGTGGCGATAATGAGATCTACCACCACAGAAAGGACCATCGAAAGGCTAGGAGAGATGTTCTGTCGGTTTGGATCTCCGGTTCAGTTAGTCTCTGACAACGGACCTCAGCTGGTGTCGCATGAAATGTCTGCATTTCTACAAGCAAATGGAGTGCAGCATGTCACCTCCGCTCCTTACCATCCTGCCACAAATGGCCTTGCTGAAAGGTTCGTTCAGACTCTGAAACGTGCACTGAAAGCATCACAAGGACAAGGAACATTACACCAAAGACTACATACTTTTCTGCTGAACTACAGAAACACTCCTCACAGCACTACAAAGGCATCTCCTGCAAGCCTAATGTTCAAGAGAGACCTGCGTACGACCTTCGACCTGTTGAAGCCCTCAGCAGTAAAAGACACAGTTCGAGGCCAACAGGAAAAACAGATACAACGCAGGGAACGACAGGCGAAGAACAGAGTCTTCACAGCAGGCGAGACTGTGTTAGCGAGGAACTACAGTGGAGAACCTAAATGGGTTCCTGCTACTATCCTTGCTCAGACTGGACCAGTCTCCTACTCCGTTCAGACAGGTGACAGTGTCTGGAGGAGACATGCTGATCAGCTCCTGTCTGCGTCACCAGTGTCAGCAGAGCTGTCCTCGAAAGATCAGACAGATGCAGTGACCAACCCTTCAGTTCCTCTCCACACACAAGTAAGACATCCAGTGCCAGATACATCTGTTCCAGCTGCAAGTGTGACTCCAGATGAGACTGAGACACATGTGCAGTTGAGCCCTAAAGACGGTTTTCCGTCAGTGGACAATAAGACTGATGCCCCTGCAGAGAGCAGGTATCCTAAAAGAGAGCGGCGACCCCCTACACGCTTGAGTCTTTAG